The region AAAGTTACTGTCCCCTTGAATGCCGATGTTTATCAAACTGCCACTGGTCTCCCTTCCGGTGGTGATTTCCGCTCTGACATCCATGATGCAATGCTCTCCATTGTTAGCTTCCTCCAAGATAATGCGGCTCCCCTCACCATCAACATATACCCTTTCCTCTCCCTCTACGCCGATCCTCACTTCCCGGTTGATTATGCCTTCTTCTCTGGTACGAACTCTCCTGTTGTCGATGGTCCTATCTCCTACTCGAACGTCTTTGAGGCCAACTATGATACCTTAGTCTGGGCCCTTGAGAAGAATGGCTTTGCCTCAATGCCTATTATAGTCGGTGAGATTGGCTGGCCTACCGATGGCAACTCCAATGCAAACATTGAATATGCACGCAAATTCAATCAGGTATATgcaaataaaatgataataatctCATATCggttaatttagtaaatatgaaTACAgacttgaatatatattttgtagggTCTATTAAACCGCATCATACAAGGCAAAGGGACGCCGAAGCGACCTTCTTCACCGGACATCTACTTGTTCGGCCTTATCGATGAAGACATCAAGAGCATCCAACCCGGAGACTTCGAACGCCACTGGGGACTCTTCTTCTATGATGGCACTGTAAAGTATTCTCTTTCACTGGCCGACGGGCAGAACATAGTGCCGGCCAAAGGCGTGAAGTACTTAGATCGCCAGTGGTGTGTCATGTCTCCGTCCGCCAGTGCGACTGACCCAAACATCCCCGGTGCCGTGAACTATGCATGCACGTACGCAGATTGCACTAGTCTTGGAGCTGGATCAACATGTAATGGTTTGGATTTGAGGAGTAATTACTCATACGCATTCAATCAGTTTTATCAGACTGCTGATCAACAGAAGGCAGCTTGTGAGTTTTCTAATCTCACAATGATCACTCAGGTTGATCCTTCACAGGGGAAGTGTAGGTTTGAGattatgattgatttgagtaGTCGTGAGGTTAGCCCCCCTCCTCCTAGGAATCGTGTGCATCCTAATGGGAGTGGTGAAGGTTTTCATGGGGTGAAGAAGATGCTTTGGAGATGGGTTCTAGTTGTGTTTATGATGTTGCCTTTGTTCTGGTTTTGAGTTTCACTACTTGGTCTCTTAATTTGTACTTGTTGGTGTTGTCtgcatgtatataatatatttatgagTCATATGGAGAAattgtatgtattttttaacaatTGGCAATTCAGATTATTATGATTGTTaagattgtttatttatttagttaacaTTTTGTGTATCActctcatttatttataattcttaTATGATATGACTCCCAAACAATAACTCTCATCTCCTGCTTGCTCTTTGTTTAGTTTCAAATAAATACTTCAATAAAAATCAGgctaaaagaagcaaaaagaagAAACTTTTGGGATAAAAGACTTTTGATCTCAGGCAAATAGAGAAGAAGCTAACCATTTTTGCCCAAAAAgagtatttttggaaagtgaaaatttatattatgttggtcaaatatacatgaaaaatcaaatggCTCATAGGCCAGCGGTACTTGGCCTTATTACGAAAACGAGGATGAGACAATCAAACGATCTCGAGTTCAAGACGTGTTgaattaataatgataacagACCACCTGTTGTAAGTGCAATCTCACAGCCCAAGCTTTCGTCCTTGACTGAGGGTTCGTCGGTTTGATGATTAATTCCCAACTTGCGTGTACGTCCCTAATATATATAGTGCTCGTAACGGATGAATTGGAGAAAcctttgcttatatatatatagagcttCAATCATCTATTCACACTCGTAGAATCGAAATCTACGAATGTTGCTATAGCTTATGAATAGTAGCATAGTAAAAAGTGAATCAACTCAACTAACCCTTAATTATGTCTCATTGTAGCACCTTAATTGGTACTGTGCTTGCCGGACGTTCTTATGAACGTCCACAGATActcttttctcatatatatatatatatatatatatctatatatatatatatatatgaaaagagaAGCTgagtaattttaaaactttttaaggGGCTAACCATTAAAAATATGGTTAGGAAGAGAGTTAGGTATGACCGTTGAGCATTGAATAGCCGTTGGAGCCGGGGGCACTCGCGCGCTAAGGCGCGCAATGGCTCCAACGAACATTCAAACCACCATCCCTCCCCGAGACTCGTTGGCCAACATTGACAACCATCCTTTAAGATATCATAGAATCCCTCAAGAACAAGCACTTGGATGAATAGCTCCGGCGTCTCTTCCTCAGTTGTAAGTATATTGCTGTGATTTCACTGAATTTACGCTTGTTTTCATGTCACACAAGCAATTGCATCTTCTCTGATTATATTTTCCTGGAATTCATGTTGTTAATGATGAAGGAGCATCTTTGGCAATGGATGAATTGGAGAAACCTTTGCTTCATCCCGAGAATTTTAGTCGGGAGACTATTGATTTGGTAAGTACATGAGTTGTATGTGGAAATGCTCAAGGTTCAAgagtttttgtttggtttgatttaCAGGAGAGACTACCACTGGATGAAGTATTTAGGTTACTGAGAACTTCACAAGATGGTCTTTCAAGTGCCGATGCTGAAGCAAGGTTGTCGCTTTTTGGGCCAAACAAACTGGAGGAGAAGCCGGTAAAAGTTCTTATTCTTAAGTTTCTGTTCATCAAAGCTATTGATGGACTTTATGTAATTTAATTGGAATTCAGGAGAACAAAGTTTTGAAGTTTCTCGGTTTCATGTGGAATCCTTTGTCATGGGTCATGGAAGCTGCAGCATTGATGGCAATTGTTCTTGCAAATGGTGGAGTAAGTTCTTTCAGAGCATTGATTTTATCATCGAATCCTTAAATGTTCTTCCTTTAACTGTATCATGTTCTGTTTCTCAGGGTGAGGGTCCGGATTGGCAAGACTTTGTGGGGATTGTTTGCTTGCTGATTCTCAATTCAACAATAAGTTTCATTGAGGAAAACAATGCTGGTAATGCCGCTGCAGCGCTTATGGCTCACCTAGCGCCAAAAGCAAAGGTAAGCTAGATGTTTTAATCAAATTGATTAACCGATAGGAGTCCAATTAATACAACTCATAAATGAAAAATGTGATGATAACTACATATACGGTTGTTAGGTTCTCAGAGATGGCCAATGGCAAGAACAAGATGCTTCTATTCTTGCACCAGGTGATATTATTAGCATTAAACTTGGTGATATTATACCGGCAGATGCCCGCTTGCTTGATGGAGATCCTCTGAAGATTGATCAGGTGATCAAACATTTTGTTCACATAATACTATACAACAAATGAGTATTCTTCTGAATGGCTTCTGTTCATGATGCAGTCAGCTCTTACTGGTGAATCTCTTCCCGTGACAAAGAAGACAGGTGATCAGGTATTCTCTGGTTCAACGTGTAAACATGGAGAAATCCAAGCTGTTGTGATTGCAACTGGTGTTCACACTTTCTTTGGAAAAGCAGCACATTTAGTTGATTCTACTGAAGTTGTTGGTCATTTTCAGAAGGTcaagaatgtttgctatttctTTGATCCTGCAATTATCTGCCTGAatgattataaatttaaaattttgcatttattatcattttttcaGGTTCTTACTTCCATTGGGAATTTCTGTATATGCTCAATAGCGATCGGAATGATTCTCGAAATCATTGTCATGTTTCCCATCCAGCATCGTTCATACAGAGATGGAATTAACAACCTCCTTGTTCTCTTAATCGGAGGAATCCCTATTGCCATGCCTACTGTTCTATCAGTTACTTTGGCAATCGGTTCTCATCGTCTTTCACAGCAGGTATAATATCAGAAACACTACTTGGTTTGTGTGCAAACTCTTCACTGCAACACACTAAAATTTATATTCATTTACAGGGTGCAATTACCAAAAGGATGACAGCCATTGAAGAGATGGCTGGTATGGATGTTCTCTGCAGTGATAAAACTGGAACACTGACACTAAATCGCCTTACTGTGGACAAGAATCTCATTGAGGTAAAAATATAGAAGCAAGATACAACTATTCCATTTAGGGGAAAAAACACTTATTTGTTTTGTCGTAGGTGTTCAACAAGGACATGGATCGAGACATGGTTGTCTTGCTTGCCGCTAGAGCTTCGAGGATGGAAAACCAGGATGCAATTGATACTGCCATTGTTAACATGCTCTCTGATCCAAGAGAGGCATGGAGATCactatcattttattttgtatgagtTCATGCAGcataaaagtaaatatatgcatgcaattttttttctacAGGCACGAGCAAACATCACCGAAGTGCATTTCCTGCCTTTCAATCCTGTTGATAAACGGACAGCAATCACATACTTTGATTCTGATGGTAACTGGTATAGAGCTAGCAAAGGAGCTCCAGAACAGGTGCCAAAGATACATTGATTAGTGTCAAACTAATGTTTCAATTCTATTGACATTTTTTTACTGCAGATTCTAAATATGTGCCATGAAAAGCATGAAATTGCTGCAAGAGTTCACGAGATTATTGAAAGGTTTGCTGAACGAGGTCTGCGTTCACTTGGGGTTGCTTATCAGGTTTGCAGAAGGATCTAGCaccattttgtttcttttttctttttttgtttcttttttttattgtttcattggcATAATGATTAATGAGAGTTTTCAGTCTGTTCCTGAGAGATCAAAAGAAAGCGTGGGAGGTCCCTGGATTTTCTGCGGTTTGTTGCCATTATTTGATCCTCCAAGACATGACAGTGCTGAAACAATTCGCAAAGCTCTAAATCTAGGTGTATGTGTCAAGATGATTACAGGTAATTTGTTTTCACTCATTCTAAATCTTTACTGGTTTTGCATTGCTTTGAAGAGAAATAACTCATTCTGTCACAGGCGATCAACTATCTATTGCAAAGGAGACTGGCCGACGTCTTGGCATGGGAACAAACATGTACCCTTCTTCATCATTATTGGGTCACAACAAAGATGAGCATGAAGCACTTCCTGTAGATGAGCTTATCGAGAAGGCCGATGGCTTTGCTGGAGTATTCCCTGGTAGGCAAATAGTCTACCACATTTTTCACTAAGATCAATTGATAGTAAAActtgatttataaaatttctctttatttcAACTTTCAGAACATAAGTATGAGATTGTGAAAATTCttcaagaaaagaaacatatatgCGGGATGACTGGGGATGGAGTCAATGATGCCCCTGCTCTAAAGAAAGCTGACATTGGAATAGCGGTATCAGATGCTACAGATGCCACCAGGAGTGCTGCAGATATAGTCCTCACAGAGCCGGGACTAGGTGTTATTATCAGTGCCGTCTTGACAAGCAGAGCAATTTTTCAAAGAATGAAGAACTACACAGTTGAGTATCACCTCAAATTCTACTGATACTATAAGAAAATCTTGTATTCGATGATCATCCCTTCATCTCATTTGCAGATATATGCTGTGTCCATAACCATTAGGATTGTGGTGAGTATTAACAGAAATTTTGTTGTCAAATATCTTCGACATGTCATGCTAAGACATTCAGCTTATGCAGCTTGGTTTTGTGCTTCTTGCATTGATTTGGGAGTATGACTTCCCTCCCTTCATGGTTTTGATTATAGCTATACTAAATGACGGtaattcttctattctttgtcTAATTCATTCACCCTTTCTTGTGTTTCGATGATTATATGCTTAATAAAAACTTTTCCACTGATAAGGAACGATAATGACTATATCCAAGGACCGAGTGAAGCCGTCTCCAAGACCAGACAGTTGGAAGCTCAAAGAGATATTTGCGACAGGGATTGTCATAGGAACTTACCTTGCTCTTGTTACAGTCCTATTCTATTGGTCTATCAGAAAAACCAATTTCTATGAGGTATAATAAACACAATTGACATCATGAAACTTGCAGTTATTGTTGTCTCTTTTGACATATAATTCTTTGTCTTGTGTCTTGTGGCAGACTCACTTTCATGTGAGATCTCTCAACAACAATGAAGAGGAGATTTCGTCTGCTATATACCTGCAAGTTAGCATCATCAGTCAGGCTCTTATTTTTGTTACAAGAAGTCAGAGCTGGTCGTTCATGGAAAGACCTGGTACTCTCCTAATGTGTGCATTTGTTGTTGCACAAATGGTAAGTTTTCAAGTAATTATATGATCAGAACTGTATCAAATAATACCTGAATCATTCATAATTGCCTTCAGGTGGCAACTCTGATTGCTGTCTATGCACATATAAGCTTTGCTTCAATTCGAGGCATTGGTTGGGGGTGGGCAGGTGTTATCTGGATTTATAGTCTTATATTCTACATTCCCCTAGATGTGATAAAGTTTGCCGTTAGATATGCTCTAAGCGGAGAAGCATGGGATTTGATATTCGATAGGAAGGTCAGTGttgcattatttttcaatcacattCCTTCACTTCTTTTTAACAATCTCTGTTGCTCGAAACAGACAGCATTTACTTTGAAGAAAGATTATGGGAAGGAAGAGAGGGAGGCTAAATGGGTGCGTTCACAGCAAAATTTAGCAACCCAGACATCTTTTCACTTCGAGATCAATGGGAGGAGATCATCTATGATTGCTGAACAGGCCAAAAGAAGAGCCGAAATTGCCAGGTAGGTGTGACAGTGTTACACATTAATCGGCATGTATGCACACACCGGCTATATACTTATCGTATGTATTATGTTTGGTACTAATAATTGTCACGTCACAATTATAGTAAAATTCACAAGTAACACTAAAAACAATTTGATGATTATGTTCTAAGAGATTAATCTGATGCCTTGCATTAGTGCTGCAAGTATATTACCTTTGTTATGAATTCCAGTGACTTATTGCAGTAAATGGTTCAATTTGCAGATTAGGAGAAATACACACTTTAAGAGGACATGTAGAATCTGTTGTGAAGCTGAAGAATTTGGATTTGAATGTTATTCAAGCAGCTCATACAGTTTGATGTTCATGAAATTTGGAGAGATATTCAATCTGATCATCAGGATTTGAATCAGTGTCCTATCTTATGCATTCTTTTCTGAAATTGGGCTTGGAAGAGtccttttgtttaaatatcacatTGATACTTCCACTGAGTTCATGTAATCCAAAGTTTTGGTAAGAAAGTCTTGAGAGTTGATTGAACCTTTGTGACATTACTGttactttaataaaaattttgaaagtctgaactaaattatatatatgatgcttagagaaggaaaaatatatCTTGTGCCAAGAGACCTTTGGTCTAGTGGCGTTGACCCCACTATAAAATGTTTGATGTAGTGGTGCCACAAGTTCCCAACTGTAGTGGAGGCTTGTAGTTCAATCCCCATATTAGCTCGGCAAGGATGCATGGACATCTCATCATTGTCTCTTATGCGCACATTCTTAactgcatatatgtatatgcgcTTGTcacatttattaatatatatatatatatatatataacttttttattgCTCTTGGAGTAGTAATAGAAATTGTAATACCCATCTCAACCAATGTGACAAATGTGGTATCTAGCAAAaggttgtttttcttatttgctAGTCAAATTGGTCTAAAAAATAACTTGCACTTGTTAAAAGTAAAGCTAGTTTACTGATCGATTTGGTCCGACTTTTTGTACTTTCACTTTTATCATACAGATGGTTTATCCAGCTTTTTCAAAAAGTAAAGCTAGTAACTGCATACTCAAGTGCTATTTACATAAAGAATAAAACTCAATTCCGCATGttcaaatataacaattatGATATAGAATTAAAACTACATAAAAGAACTCGATCGGTAAGCAGAGTCAactatttttttgactttttttacaTTCTCAAAATAAGTCTAGTAGGATTTTCATTCGTGAGCTAATATgtgcaataatatatatgtatatatgtatatatctatatatctatatatatattacaagtattataacaaaatatttcataaacaaattataacaattaaCTAAATCAGTGTTTTACTTACCAGCTTAGGTAGTTAAAAAGATTGACAAGATCCGAAGTGATTTTCTTTGGAATGGGCTGGAGTTGAGATTGAAGGACTTTCGCCTAGTAGCTTGGAAAAGGATTTGTAGACCACGCTATATGGGAGGATGGGGAATTCTCAATCTACATGAATTCAACAAAGCTCTCCTAGGAAAATGACGGTGGAAAATTTATTCTGGTCAAACAAGCTGTTGATCCTGAATCATTCACTATAACTACCTTAATAGCTTTTAGGGCCAATGCACCGATATTACCTTTCTTCTTAGCAGGGATCACACCGGTATTACATCCCTTCAAAACTTGCACTTCTAAGACTGTCAAAAATGACGATTCCACACTACTTTAGTATGATAACTGGCTAGAAGAGCGAGCCCCAAGGACTTATGGCCGGACCTCTTCAATGATTGTAATTTCCCTGGGATTACGATTACACATTGTGCATAAGGACTTTTTTTTCGCATGAGACTTTCTTTTGCACAACTTCCTTCTCAAAAAGTTTACCCTTTTGATCTTCCATTCCAGATTGTTCCAGCAATTAGGAAGACGTGGAAATTTGAAACTTTGAAAGTAACGGAGTTTTCTCCGTTCGCTTCTTCTATAAGTTTCTAATAGATTAAGGAATGTGTAGCACTCTATATCCTCAGTTTTGGAAAATAGAATGACCAAGTAAAATATCTCTTTTCTGTTGGTTAGCAAGTGAGGATAAAACTCTAACACTTTCCAACTTAACTAAAAAGGGATGTAACGCCCAGCAAGCGATAAACATCTGTGTCTTGTGCCATAAGGACCCGGAAACAACAGATCATCTTTTACTTAAGTGTGAATTCACTGAACAAGTCTGGGCATTCCTTGGGCAAGTTCTAAATTTACAATCACATTCGCGATCTCTTTCAGATGTTTGGATATCTTGG is a window of Dioscorea cayenensis subsp. rotundata cultivar TDr96_F1 chromosome 5, TDr96_F1_v2_PseudoChromosome.rev07_lg8_w22 25.fasta, whole genome shotgun sequence DNA encoding:
- the LOC120261356 gene encoding glucan endo-1,3-beta-glucosidase 5; translated protein: MKERMNMGLQFLLYFLLVSHAIVAEGLAVNWGLKSSHPLPPKIVVNLLRDNGFDKVKLFEAEPGPLRALGKSGIQVMIGIPNDFLASIASSVSAAEQWVMQNVSNYISQYGVDIRYVAVGNEPFLTTYKGMYQQTTFPALQNVQAALIKAGLSRQVKVTVPLNADVYQTATGLPSGGDFRSDIHDAMLSIVSFLQDNAAPLTINIYPFLSLYADPHFPVDYAFFSGTNSPVVDGPISYSNVFEANYDTLVWALEKNGFASMPIIVGEIGWPTDGNSNANIEYARKFNQGLLNRIIQGKGTPKRPSSPDIYLFGLIDEDIKSIQPGDFERHWGLFFYDGTVKYSLSLADGQNIVPAKGVKYLDRQWCVMSPSASATDPNIPGAVNYACTYADCTSLGAGSTCNGLDLRSNYSYAFNQFYQTADQQKAACEFSNLTMITQVDPSQGKCRFEIMIDLSSREVSPPPPRNRVHPNGSGEGFHGVKKMLWRWVLVVFMMLPLFWF
- the LOC120261353 gene encoding ATPase 10, plasma membrane-type; the encoded protein is MDELEKPLLHPENFSRETIDLERLPLDEVFRLLRTSQDGLSSADAEARLSLFGPNKLEEKPENKVLKFLGFMWNPLSWVMEAAALMAIVLANGGGEGPDWQDFVGIVCLLILNSTISFIEENNAGNAAAALMAHLAPKAKVLRDGQWQEQDASILAPGDIISIKLGDIIPADARLLDGDPLKIDQSALTGESLPVTKKTGDQVFSGSTCKHGEIQAVVIATGVHTFFGKAAHLVDSTEVVGHFQKVLTSIGNFCICSIAIGMILEIIVMFPIQHRSYRDGINNLLVLLIGGIPIAMPTVLSVTLAIGSHRLSQQGAITKRMTAIEEMAGMDVLCSDKTGTLTLNRLTVDKNLIEVFNKDMDRDMVVLLAARASRMENQDAIDTAIVNMLSDPREARANITEVHFLPFNPVDKRTAITYFDSDGNWYRASKGAPEQILNMCHEKHEIAARVHEIIERFAERGLRSLGVAYQSVPERSKESVGGPWIFCGLLPLFDPPRHDSAETIRKALNLGVCVKMITGDQLSIAKETGRRLGMGTNMYPSSSLLGHNKDEHEALPVDELIEKADGFAGVFPEHKYEIVKILQEKKHICGMTGDGVNDAPALKKADIGIAVSDATDATRSAADIVLTEPGLGVIISAVLTSRAIFQRMKNYTIYAVSITIRIVLGFVLLALIWEYDFPPFMVLIIAILNDGTIMTISKDRVKPSPRPDSWKLKEIFATGIVIGTYLALVTVLFYWSIRKTNFYETHFHVRSLNNNEEEISSAIYLQVSIISQALIFVTRSQSWSFMERPGTLLMCAFVVAQMVATLIAVYAHISFASIRGIGWGWAGVIWIYSLIFYIPLDVIKFAVRYALSGEAWDLIFDRKTAFTLKKDYGKEEREAKWVRSQQNLATQTSFHFEINGRRSSMIAEQAKRRAEIARLGEIHTLRGHVESVVKLKNLDLNVIQAAHTV